One stretch of Thermodesulfobacteriota bacterium DNA includes these proteins:
- the ade gene encoding adenine deaminase, with protein MLKNVRLVDVLSGKIETTDIAVAGGLIAGIGDGYGGRESVDLEGHYVCPGLIDAHVHVESALVRPREFARAVVSRGVTTAVTNPHEIANVLGIEGVRFMLADAEEAVMDLLATVPSSVPASPLATSGAAVSLSEMRSLLSDPHVVGLGEVMDYYGVVAGDAKLLEQIEAFRGYPIDGHCPGLGGKALNAYIAAGISSDHECTNAAEAGEKIRRGMRVFIREGSVARNLRALLPVVTPDNERRLCFCTDDCQARDLLAKGSIDHLVRLAIAGGVPPMTAIRMATLNAAEHFRLHDRGAVAPGRRADLIVFRDLASPVAEMVYRSGVLVARDGETVSPVDTVAPGIPPEVRDTVSVDWLRVDFRIPAEGRRVRVIGIVAGELITESLDMEARTADGHAVADPGRDLLKIAVIERHRSSGRMGLGFVKGIGLKEGAIAGTVAHDHHNLIVIGADDRSMETAAKAVAYARGGQAVAIGERVTALLPLPIAGLMSDEPVGRVSDRMNSLLAAAGELGSPLADPFMAMSFLGLEVIPHLKLTDLGLVDVNEKKIVPLFLSGRGAGP; from the coding sequence GTGTTGAAGAACGTCCGCCTGGTGGATGTTCTGAGCGGTAAGATCGAAACGACCGATATCGCCGTCGCCGGAGGCCTGATCGCGGGAATCGGTGACGGTTATGGGGGAAGGGAGTCCGTCGATCTCGAAGGGCATTACGTATGCCCCGGCCTGATCGACGCCCACGTCCACGTGGAAAGCGCGCTGGTGCGTCCACGGGAGTTCGCCCGCGCCGTCGTCTCCCGTGGAGTGACGACGGCCGTTACGAACCCTCACGAGATCGCCAACGTCCTCGGCATCGAAGGGGTCCGTTTCATGTTGGCGGACGCGGAAGAAGCCGTCATGGATCTCCTGGCGACGGTCCCTTCCAGCGTTCCCGCCTCTCCGTTGGCGACGTCCGGCGCCGCAGTTTCGCTGTCCGAGATGCGTTCGCTGCTTTCGGACCCGCACGTAGTCGGCCTCGGAGAGGTCATGGATTATTACGGCGTCGTCGCAGGCGACGCGAAGCTGCTCGAACAGATCGAGGCTTTCCGCGGGTACCCCATCGACGGCCACTGCCCTGGTTTGGGCGGCAAGGCATTGAACGCCTACATTGCCGCCGGGATCTCCTCCGACCATGAATGCACGAATGCGGCGGAAGCCGGGGAGAAGATACGCCGGGGGATGCGGGTCTTCATCCGGGAGGGGAGCGTCGCCCGGAACCTGCGGGCGCTGCTGCCGGTCGTCACTCCCGACAACGAACGCCGGCTCTGCTTCTGCACCGACGACTGCCAGGCCCGGGACCTGCTCGCGAAAGGGTCGATCGATCACCTGGTGCGGCTCGCCATCGCCGGCGGCGTCCCTCCGATGACCGCCATCCGGATGGCCACGCTGAATGCAGCGGAACACTTCCGGCTCCACGACCGCGGCGCCGTCGCGCCGGGGCGGCGGGCCGACCTGATTGTATTCCGGGACCTTGCCTCGCCTGTCGCCGAGATGGTTTACCGGAGCGGCGTTCTTGTCGCGCGGGACGGGGAAACAGTTTCGCCGGTGGATACGGTGGCGCCCGGGATTCCCCCGGAAGTCCGGGACACCGTCTCCGTGGACTGGCTGCGGGTGGACTTCCGCATACCCGCCGAGGGGCGGCGCGTCCGCGTCATCGGGATCGTGGCGGGCGAGCTGATCACCGAATCGCTGGATATGGAGGCGCGGACCGCGGACGGGCATGCCGTCGCGGACCCGGGAAGGGACCTGCTGAAGATAGCGGTGATCGAGCGCCATCGCTCCTCGGGCAGGATGGGACTGGGCTTCGTGAAGGGGATCGGGCTGAAGGAAGGGGCGATCGCGGGAACGGTGGCTCACGACCACCATAACCTGATCGTGATCGGGGCCGACGACCGGTCCATGGAGACCGCGGCGAAAGCGGTGGCGTATGCGCGAGGGGGGCAGGCGGTAGCCATCGGGGAGCGCGTGACGGCGCTGCTTCCTCTTCCGATCGCCGGCCTGATGTCGGACGAGCCGGTCGGGCGGGTGAGCGACCGGATGAATTCCCTGCTGGCGGCCGCGGGGGAGCTCGGCTCGCCGTTGGCCGACCCATTCATGGCGATGAGCTTCCTGGGGCTGGAGGTCATCCCTCACCTCAAGTTGACCGACCTGGGGCTGGTGGACGTGAATGAGAAGAAGATCGTTCCGCTGTTCCTGTCCGGTAGGGGGGCCGGCCCGTGA
- the hpt gene encoding hypoxanthine phosphoribosyltransferase — METGVLFTEEAIRKRVGELAERISTDYSHVEELVMVGVLRGCYIFLADLSRRLTVPRSIDFISVAAYGKTKTAGPVRLIMDLRTDVRGKHVLIVEDIVDTGQTLDYLVSLVRAREPASLKTCVLLRNSARMEKKVPIDYLGFDIPDVWVVGYGLDYQDRDRALPYIKAVSG, encoded by the coding sequence ATGGAGACAGGCGTCCTGTTCACCGAGGAGGCGATCCGGAAGCGCGTGGGGGAGCTCGCGGAGCGGATCTCGACGGATTACTCCCATGTCGAGGAACTGGTCATGGTGGGGGTGTTGCGCGGCTGCTACATCTTCCTTGCCGATCTGTCCCGGCGCCTGACCGTCCCGCGAAGCATCGATTTCATCTCCGTGGCCGCGTACGGAAAGACGAAGACAGCGGGCCCCGTGCGGCTCATCATGGACCTCCGCACGGACGTCCGGGGGAAGCACGTGCTGATCGTGGAGGATATCGTCGATACGGGGCAGACGCTGGATTACCTGGTGTCCCTCGTACGGGCGAGGGAACCGGCGTCGTTAAAGACCTGTGTACTGCTGCGCAATTCCGCCCGGATGGAGAAGAAGGTGCCGATCGATTACCTGGGATTCGACATCCCGGATGTCTGGGTGGTCGGCTACGGGCTGGACTACCAGGACCGGGACAGGGCGCTGCCCTACATAAAGGCCGTATCCGGATAA
- a CDS encoding hydrogenase maturation protease, whose amino-acid sequence MRVIGVGNILLCDEGIGVHVVRELSRRGVPPGVEYLDGGVAGAALLNLIEGEERVVLVDAVSAPLPPGTVLRLTPDELAGPRAPSWSLHDFNLADTLAVMRLRETLPRMLILGVVPADIGTYRLELSDALSARFAEILEKVRGEVAAFADLPLE is encoded by the coding sequence ATGCGCGTCATCGGGGTCGGGAACATCCTTCTTTGCGATGAAGGGATCGGCGTACACGTCGTCCGGGAGCTCTCCCGGAGAGGCGTTCCCCCGGGCGTGGAATACCTGGACGGCGGCGTCGCCGGCGCCGCCCTGCTGAACCTGATCGAGGGGGAGGAGCGCGTCGTTCTCGTGGACGCGGTGAGCGCCCCCCTCCCCCCGGGAACGGTGTTGCGGTTGACACCCGACGAACTCGCCGGTCCCCGCGCCCCTTCCTGGTCCCTCCATGATTTCAACCTCGCGGATACCCTTGCCGTGATGCGGCTGCGGGAAACATTGCCGAGGATGCTCATTCTGGGCGTCGTCCCAGCCGATATCGGGACGTACCGCCTCGAGCTGTCGGACGCCCTTTCTGCCCGATTCGCGGAGATCCTCGAAAAAGTGCGGGGAGAGGTTGCGGCGTTCGCGGATTTGCCCCTGGAGTGA